In the Schaalia hyovaginalis genome, CGCGGGGCTCGCGAGAATGACCTGGGCGAGGAGCTCCTCATCCCCGGGGAGGCGGAGCCCGGACCCGGCTCCCACTTCGACGCGCATCGCCCCCTCGATCCCCGAGGGCGCAGGACCGGCGATGACGAGATCGGGAACGCCGCACCCGTCCCAGGCCCTTGCGCCCAGCACTTCGATGAGGCCCTCCACGCGCTCCGCGTCCTCGCCCTCCAGCCCGTCGCAGGCGACGCGGGCGCCGCCGCACTCCGCACGCCCCTTCTTCCGAACTCCCATGTCCTCAAGTGGACACCCCTGCCCGGTGAAGCACCCGGCGCGAGCTGCGCGACTGTGGAAAACTATTGGGCACTGATCCGCCTGTGGACACGCATCGGCGACGACTGGGGAGGCAGCATGATGAGCAGAAGCGAACAGCCGACGGGCGCCGCGTTCTTCGACCTCGACAAGACGATCCTCGCAACCTCCTCCACGATCGCCCTCCACCGCCCCTTCATCGACGCCGACCTCGTCACCCGCAGAGCCGCGATCCTCTCAGTCCTCGTTCACCTGCCCTACCTGATCAAAGGGGCCGACGAAGAGCGCATGAACGCGATGGCCGAGTCCATCGGGAACCTCGCCAAGGGCATCAACGCCCCGATCCTCGAATCCGTCGTCGAGGACTCGCTCGACACGGTCATCGACCCCGTGTGCTACCTCGGGGCCCTCGCCGAGATCGAGCGCCACAGGGCCGCCGGACGCCCCATCGTCGTCGCCTCCGCCTCCGTCATCGAGATGGTCCGCCCGATCGCGAGGCGCCTCGGAGCCGATGAAGTCCTCGCCAGCATCGGCCAGACCGACGAGCACGGCGACTACACGGGGCGGATCCTCCACTACAACCAGGCCGAGGGGAAGGCCTCGGCCTGCGCGGCCCTCGCCGCTGAGCGCGGATGGGATCTCTCCGCCTCCTGGGCCTACTCCGACTCCGTGTCCGACATCCCGCTCCTGTCCTCGGTCGGCCATCCGGTCGCCGTCAACCCCGACCGCGGCCTCAAACGCGCCGCGCTCGACAACGAATGGGAGATCATGCGCTTCTCCGACACCGCGAGGGTGTCGCGCTCGCTGCCCGTTCCCTCGCCCCGCACCCTCGGCATCGCCGCCTTCTCGGTCGGGCTCATCGCGGCGGGCGTCGCCTTCGCCGTCACCCGTAAGCGCTAGGAGCCCCGCCCTCGGCGATTCAGATTCAGCCGAGACGGCCGGCCTGGACGCGCAGGGCGATGTCCGCGCCGATTCTCGCCCCGTACTCCACGGACCGCGCGAAACGGACGATCCAGCGCGCGACGCCCTTCCTGTCCGCCAGCGCCCAGCCCGCAAGCGCCTCCGAGGCTCCCGCCCGATCGGTGGCGTCGAGGGCGGAGACGACTGCGACGCCGCTCGGATCCACGCCCTGATCGACGAGGATCCACCTGGCGAGCCCCTGACCGACCGCGGCGGAGCCCGGGGCGAAGACCCCCCGGAAGCGGAAGTGCGCCGACACCGCTGCGGCGCGTGCGATCGCGGGCGCGAGCGCATCCGCGTACGCCAGCGCCGTCCTCAGCGCGTCCGCCGACTTCGGCATCGCCACGTCAGCCACGCCCGCCCGGCCCGATTCGACCAGACCGGAGCACGAATCCCTGTGCAGGGCGGCGAGAAGCGCGGGAAGGGCCCGGGGGCGCACGAGGGCGGGAGTCCTCGAGTTCAAGGCGGGGAAGCGAGCCGCGAGGCCGACCTGGGCGCGCCACGCGCCGATCGCCCAGTCCATCGCCGGGTCCGCACCGGGAGTCCACCCGCCCATCGGGCCGGCGAGGCGGACCTCATCGACCGTCGTCCTCGCGCCCTCCATGAGGGCGACGGCCGCGGCCTCGCGGACTGCGGCCTCCGCACGCGCCTCCTCCCAGCCCCTGCGCAGTCCCTCGTGGAAACGCAGACGGGCTAGGGCCGCATGCGCCTCTTCGCAGGCCCGAAGCGCATCGGGAATGCGCATCGCGTCGGCGAGGAGGCGGGGATCCGGGTCGATGAGCGCGTCGATCGTCACCCCGACAGCCTACGGCGAGAAGGGCGGCGCCCACCGCGGCCGAGCAGACGGCATACTGGATTCATGCCGACGGCCCTCCTCGACACCCCCAGGGCGAAGAGCGCGCTCTTCGCCCTGGTCTTCGCGCCCGCCGGACTCGCGCTCCTCGGGTCCTCGATGGCGGACATCCAGGCGCAGACGGCGATCGGCCTGCCGCTGTCATCCGTCGAAGGCATGATCTCCCTGGGGCTTGCGGCCATCCTCATCGCCCTCGTCTCGGCGAACTGCGAGGAGTCCTCCGCCGGGATGTTCGTCACCGCTGCAGCGTCCGTCTTCATCGGAGTCGCGCAGTACAACGGGCACCTGCGCATCCCGCTCCTGCAAGCGACCTTCATCGACGCGGGCGACATGCGAGCCGCCATCGGATGGAGCCTCTACCCCTTCGCCGTCACCGTGATCACCTCATGCGCGGCGATCGCCCTCCACCGCGCGCGCCACCCGCGTCCCCGCGACCCGCGCAAGGGCGCGCACGCGCTGGTCCACCATCGTCATGCCTGGGGCGCGATCGCCTGCCTCCCCGCGGCGCTCGGCGCGATCATCCTCATCACCGCAGCGGCCCCCGAGGACACGTCGAACGTCCCCGCGCAGGGGCTCTCCGCATTGAGCGCGAGCCAGCCCGACGCTTTCATCATGGGGGCCATCGCCGCCCTCCTCCTCGGATCCGTCGCCCTGATGAGCCCCTTCTCGCTGACGGGCCCGCAGGCCGCGGCCTGGTTCCTCATGGCGATGCCCTCCTACATGCTGTGGCCCCTGTGGACGTCCATCACGGGCGCCGTCGTCACGCCCGGCCCCTCCGCGCTCACCTCCGTGTCCCTGGCCGCACCCGTCGTCGCCGCCCTCGGCCTGCTCCTCGGGGCTTCGACGCTCGGCGTCTACTGGGCGAGGATGCGCGAGGCTCGGGACGACGGTGACGCAGCGAACGCGGCTGATTCGCGCCTTCCCGTCGGATGAGCGCGGAAACCCCGTCCGGCGCCGTTATCGTGGGCCCACGAGTGTGCCCGCGATAGGAGGAGCGCCATGTCCGATCAGGATCCCACAGTCAACCGCGAAGACGACTCCGTCGTCCTCGAACCGTCCATGAGCGGCCCCCTCGACGACGCGGCCCCCGCCCCGGACGACGCGGCCCCCGCCCCGGGTGCGTCGAACACCGAGGTCTCCGAATCCATGTGGGCGGCTGTTCGCGACCGCGGCCGCGTCCTCACGGGTGAAGAAGTCGATCTTCCCGGGGAGACGACTGATGCCGACGACATCGTCGGCGAGCCCTCGCCCGTCGACACCGGGCAGATCGAGCCCGTGACTCGCGGCCCCCAGGCCACGACGATCCCCCCGATGACCGGCGAGATCCCCGTGGTGGTCCCGCAGGACCCGACGCCGACCCCCCAGGACGTCCTCGCCCACCGGGGCGACGCGGAAAAGGCGGTCGAGGAGGCGCCGCTCGACCCGCCCGCCGCGGACCCCGCACCGGCACTCGATTCGACGACCGTGCAGCGACGATCCCTCATCACGCCGCCGGCCCCCGAGCCCGAGCCCGAGCCGGAGGCGACGTGGGTCCCCAGGGCCGACAGCGAATCGGCGGACACGGCCCTGTTCGCGGGCGCCACGGTCGTCGACGGCACGCCGCGCTCTCTCGATGATTCGATCTTCGAGGGCGCGACCCTCGTCGCCGGGATGCCCTCCCGCGCCGGCACGCACTGGGCCTCCCTGCTCGCCCACGTCCTCCTCATCCCGGTCGCCTGGTACCTCATCGCGGATGCGGGTGCGCGCTTCACGCTCGCGGACGGCTCCATCCTCGAGAGCGGGCGATTCTCCGCCCTCGGCCTGGGCGAGCTCCTCGGCGGGCTCATCATCCTCTTCCTGCTCCTCCTCGCGAGCCGCAAGTCCTCGCTCGGCGCATGGGTCAGCGGAATCCTCGTGACCCTCGCGGGGATCCCCTGGATCGCCGTCCCCTCGCTCGCGGCCTCGACCGCTCTGCCGGTCCTGCGCGCCCTTGATTCCTGGAACGCCTTCGGCGCCAACCTCGCGCACCACTTCCAGGCCAGCGCCTATTCGGGTCGCCTCCTCCTCATCGGGATCGTCCTCATGGGGATCGGCATCCTCACTCACTCCGTCCGTCGCCAGGGCCGCGCGGAAGAAGCACTGCGCGCAGAGGTCGCGAAGGTCAATCCGGCCTCGGCCCACTTCAGCGCCCGCGCCCGTCGCAAGGCGGAGAAGGCCGCGGGCCTGCGCTGAGCGCACGGGATCGCGCCGAAATCGATCGAATCGGCGCGACCCGGTCCCCGAGAAGGCGCCCGAGGGGGCATAATGTGCAGTGATTCACCACGAGCGGCGCAACCGCGCTGCAAGCTCGGGTGCCGACGCAGGCCTGACGGATCGACCGGGGCCATGAGCAGAACGGAGTTCACGCCCACATGATCGGCGACGGAAACTTCATCAGCCAGGTCCCGCTCTTCGGGGGCCTCGACGAGGCGCAGCAGGTCTCCCTCCAGCAGAAGATGGGGCACACGACGCTCCGCCGCGGAGAAACCCTCTTCGACGAGGGCGACCTCGGCGATCGCCTCTACATCGTCACCGAAGGCAAGGTGAAGCTCGGCCACACCTCGAACGACGGTCGCGAATCGCTCCTCGCCGTCCTCGGTCCCGGTGAGATCATCGGCGAGCTCACCCTGTTCGATCCGGGGCCCCGTTCGACGACCGCGACCGCCGTGTCGCCCGCGTCGCTGCTCCACCTCGAGCACGAGGACCTCATGGAGATCCTCGATACGAACCCGGCGCTCGCCAAGCACATGCTCAAGGCCCTCGCCCAGCGCCTGCGCCGCACGAACGAATCCCTGTCCGACCTCGTCTTCTCGGACGTGCCCGGACGCGTCGCCAAGGCCCTGCTGGACCTCGCCGATCGATTCGGAACGGCCTCCGACAAGGGCGTGCACGTCCCGCACGACCTCACGCAGGAGGAACTCGCTCAGCTCGTCGGCGCCTCGCGCGAAACGGTGAACAAGTCGCTCGCCGACTTCGTGTCCCGCGGCTGGATCCGACTCGAGGGCAGGGCCGTGACCCTTCTCGACGTCGACCGCCTCGCACGCCGGGCGCGCTGACCCTCGCACGGCTCGGGGGCCGGGAACCAGTGGTTCCCGGCCCCCGAGCCGTTTCAGGATCCGCCTGAAGTCGGTTCCGGGGCGCCGGATCCCCCGGACGATCCGAGATGCGGATGCGCCCTCGTCCCCGACGCCGCGATCCCCTCAGTCCTCGATCGGCCTCTTCAGGTAGGCGACGAGCGAATCGGGACCGGTCGGGCCGGGAACCACTTGGACGAGCTCCCAGCCGTCGCTCCCCCACTGGTCGAGGATCGCCTTGGTCGCATGCGTGAGCAGAGGAACGGTTGAATACTCCCATTTGGTCATGGCACTCATCCTAGGGCGCGTCGATCTCTTTCACCCGCGCACATGCGCGAGGACCCTCGGCACCCTCGGGGCGCGGATCTCCTCGGCGAGCGGGTCATCGGAATGGAGGAGCCACTCCCGCCAGTCGCTCACCCCATCGAAATGACGCAGCATCGCGCGCCGCTCCCTCTCGGTCAGACCGCCCCACACGCCGAAGTTCGCTTCCGACTCCAGGGCATCCGCGAGGCACTCGAGCCTCACTTCGCACTGCAGGCAGCGAAGACGGACCTGCCGTTGCGTCGCGCCTTGAACGAATAGGGCATCGGGTTCATACGAGGCGCACAGGGCCTTCGCCACCCAGCTCTGATCATCGTCGACTGTCGCCATGGGATGCACTCCAAATCGCTCGCCTATGAGCTCTTGATGTGACCATACACACAGGTCGCGAGGAAGTACAATCCGCCCCGGACGGATCAG is a window encoding:
- a CDS encoding HAD family hydrolase, giving the protein MMSRSEQPTGAAFFDLDKTILATSSTIALHRPFIDADLVTRRAAILSVLVHLPYLIKGADEERMNAMAESIGNLAKGINAPILESVVEDSLDTVIDPVCYLGALAEIERHRAAGRPIVVASASVIEMVRPIARRLGADEVLASIGQTDEHGDYTGRILHYNQAEGKASACAALAAERGWDLSASWAYSDSVSDIPLLSSVGHPVAVNPDRGLKRAALDNEWEIMRFSDTARVSRSLPVPSPRTLGIAAFSVGLIAAGVAFAVTRKR
- a CDS encoding Crp/Fnr family transcriptional regulator produces the protein MIGDGNFISQVPLFGGLDEAQQVSLQQKMGHTTLRRGETLFDEGDLGDRLYIVTEGKVKLGHTSNDGRESLLAVLGPGEIIGELTLFDPGPRSTTATAVSPASLLHLEHEDLMEILDTNPALAKHMLKALAQRLRRTNESLSDLVFSDVPGRVAKALLDLADRFGTASDKGVHVPHDLTQEELAQLVGASRETVNKSLADFVSRGWIRLEGRAVTLLDVDRLARRAR
- a CDS encoding WhiB family transcriptional regulator is translated as MATVDDDQSWVAKALCASYEPDALFVQGATQRQVRLRCLQCEVRLECLADALESEANFGVWGGLTERERRAMLRHFDGVSDWREWLLHSDDPLAEEIRAPRVPRVLAHVRG
- a CDS encoding DUF4177 domain-containing protein, which codes for MTKWEYSTVPLLTHATKAILDQWGSDGWELVQVVPGPTGPDSLVAYLKRPIED